Part of the Corynebacterium efficiens YS-314 genome is shown below.
CGAGGCAGTTGCCGTAGTGGGAGATGCCGCTGACCACGCCGGGCAGCACACGCTGGGTGTCCGGGTTGTCCATGGCGCCGAAACGCAGCTGGTCCATGACTGCGATCGGGCGTGCACCCATGGCCATGATGTCGCGGACGATGCCACCGATGCCGGTTGCGGCACCCTGGTGGGGTTCGACGAAGGAGGGGTGGTTGTGGGATTCCACGCGGAAGGTCACGGCGTTGCCGTCTCCGATGTCGACCACGCCGGCGTTCTCGCCGATGCCGGCGAGGATCTTCTCGGCCATCTCCGGGGTGGTGGTCTCACCGAAGTAGCGCAGGTGCACCTTGGAGGACTTGTAGGAGCAGTGCTCGGACCACATGACGGAGTAGACGGTCAGCTCCGCATCGGTGGGGCGGCGTCCCAGGATCTCCTTGATGCGGGCGTACTCATCGTCCTTGAGGCCGAGTTCGGCGTAGGGCTGCTCGAGATCGGGGTTCTCGGCTGCTGCCTCGACGGTGTCGTTGAAAATCGTGCTCATTGTTATCTTCAGACTCCTTAGGCAGCGATGGTGCCGATGGCGGACAGGAACAGCTCGAGACCATCCACGGACGGTCCGGTGAGCGTCTCGACGGCGTGCTCCGGGTGTGGCATGAGGCCGACGACGCGGCCGGTTTCGTTGGTGATACCGGCGATGCCGTTGATGGAGCCGTTGAAGTTGTCGGTGTAACGGAAGACCACACGGCCCTCCTCCTCCAACATCCTGATGGTGTCCGGCTCCGCCTGGAAGCGACCCTCACCGTGCTTGGCGGGGACCAGGATCTTCTGCCCCTGTTCGAGGGTGCCGGTCCAGGCGGTGTCAGTGTTGACCACCTCGAGGTGGGTGTCCACACAGTGGAAGTGCAGACCCTGGTTACGGGTCAGGGCACCGGGCAGCAGGCGTGCCTCGGTGAGGATCTGGAAACCGTTGCAG
Proteins encoded:
- the purQ gene encoding phosphoribosylformylglycinamidine synthase subunit PurQ; the protein is MSAKIGVITFPGTLDDVDALRAVRIAGAEPVNLWHADEDLRGVDAVVVPGGFSYGDYLRTGAISALAPVMQSVIEAAGRGMPVLGICNGFQILTEARLLPGALTRNQGLHFHCVDTHLEVVNTDTAWTGTLEQGQKILVPAKHGEGRFQAEPDTIRMLEEEGRVVFRYTDNFNGSINGIAGITNETGRVVGLMPHPEHAVETLTGPSVDGLELFLSAIGTIAA